The Lycium barbarum isolate Lr01 chromosome 9, ASM1917538v2, whole genome shotgun sequence genome has a segment encoding these proteins:
- the LOC132608730 gene encoding protein NRT1/ PTR FAMILY 6.3-like, protein MALPYTQQDEKALPDAWDYKGRPALRSSSGGWASGAMILGVEAVERLTTLGIAVNLVTYLTGTMHLGNATAANNVTNFLGTSFMLTLLGGFVADTFLGRYLTIGIFATVQAIGVTILTISTIIPSLRPPKCDQGRSSCIPANSKQLMVLYIALYMTALGTGGLKSSVSGFGTDQFDDRDEKEKGQMIKFFDWFFFFINVGSLGAVTILVYVQDNLGREWGYGICACAIVIALVVFLFGTRKYRFKKLVGSPLTQIASVFVAAWRNRHLEVPSDSSLLYEIDDNIFGEGNKKSKQKLPHSKEYRFLDKAAIKVDSDQSTGSNVVNKWTLSTLTDVEEVKLLIRMLPTWATTIMFWTVYAQMTTFSVSQATTMDRHIGKSFEIPPASLTVFFVGSILLTVIFYDRVMVPICRRVANKSHGLTPLQRIFIGLILSILAMIAAALTEVKRLKVAHLNGLTNDPNAMIPMSVFWLIPQFLLVGAGEAFTYIGQLDFFLRECPKGMKTMSTGLFLSTLALGFFFSSILVTIVHMVTGTTHPWLADNLNQGKLYDFYWLLAILSVLNLMFFLYTSKTYVYKEKRLAELGIELEDSGPVCH, encoded by the exons ATGGCACTTCCTTATACCCAACAAGATGAAAAAGCTCTCCCTGATGCTTGGGATTACAAAGGAAGGCCAGCTCTTAGGTCCTCCTCTGGTGGTTGGGCTAGTGGTGCAATGATTTTAG GTGTTGAAGCTGTGGAGAGGCTAACAACACTAGGCATTGCTGTAAACTTGGTGACTTATTTGACTGGAACTATGCATTTAGGCAATGCTACTGCAGCCAACAATGTTACCAATTTTCTTGGAACTTCTTTTATGCTCACTTTGCTTGGTGGATTTGTTGCTGACACTTTTCTCGGAAG GTATCTTACAATTGGAATATTTGCCACTGTTCAAGCAATA GGTGTCACAATCTTAACCATCTCTACCATAATCCCAAGCTTGCGACCACCAAAATGTGACCAAGGCAGATCTTCATGCATCCCGGCAAACAGCAAACAACTCATGGTCCTGTATATAGCCTTATACATGACAGCCCTCGGCACCGGTGGCCTGAAATCGAGCGTCTCGGGTTTCGGTACCGATCAATTCGACGACAGGGATGAGAAGGAAAAAGGACAGATGATTAAATTCTTCGATTGGTTCTTTTTCTTCATAAATGTTGGTTCACTAGGTGCAGTTACAATACTGGTGTACGTTCAAGATAATTTGGGAAGGGAGTGGGGTTATGGTATATGTGCATGTGCTATTGTGATTGCACTTGTTGTGTTTTTATTTGGCACAAGGAAATATAGGTTCAAGAAACTTGTGGGGAGTCCATTGACACAAATTGCTTCAGTATTTGTGGCTGCTTGGAGAAATAGGCATTTGGAAGTGCCTTCAGATTCTTCACTTCTCTATGAAATTGATGATAATATTTTTGGTGAGGGAAATAAGAAAAGCAAGCAAAAATTGCCTCATAGCAAGGAGTATCG aTTCTTGGACAAGGCAGCCATTAAGGTAGATAGTGATCAATCTACTGGAAGTAATGTTGTGAATAAGTGGACATTGTCAACCTTAACAGATGTTGAAGAAGTAAAATTGTTAATCAGAATGTTACCAACATGGGCCACAACTATTATGTTTTGGACAGTCTATGCACAAATGACCACATTTTCTGTGTCTCAAGCAACCACTATGGACCGTCACATCGGAAAATCCTTCGAAATTCCCCCCGCCTCACTCACTGTTTTCTTCGTCGGAAGTATCCTCTTGACCGTAATTTTTTACGATCGAGTCATGGTTCCAATTTGTCGACGTGTCGCTAACAAATCACATGGACTAACCCCATTGCAAAGAATTTTCATAGGGTTAATCCTTTCAATTTTAGCCATGATTGCTGCTGCCCTAACAGAGGTTAAAAGATTAAAGGTTGCCCACTTAAATGGGCTAACAAATGATCCAAATGCCATGATTCCAATGAGTGTATTCTGGTTAATTCCACAATTCTTGCTAGTAGGGGCAGGTGAGGCATTTACATATATTGGCCAACTTGACTTTTTCTTAAGGGAATGTCCTAAAGGGATGAAGACAATGAGTACAGGGTTATTTTTGAGTACCCTTGCACTAGGGTTTTTCTTTAGTTCAATTTTGGTCACAATTGTGCATATGGTCACTGGAACAACACACCCATGGCTAGCTGATAATTTGAACCAAGGGAAGCTATATGATTTCTATTGGCTTTTGGCTATATTGAGTGTGTTGAACTTGATGTTTTTCTTGTATACTTCGAAAACATATGTGTACAAGGAGAAGAGGCTTGCCGAACTGGGGATCGAATTGGAGGACTCTGGACCAGTTTGTCACTAA